The following coding sequences are from one Chelonoidis abingdonii isolate Lonesome George chromosome 4, CheloAbing_2.0, whole genome shotgun sequence window:
- the TMEM258 gene encoding dolichyl-diphosphooligosaccharide--protein glycosyltransferase subunit TMEM258, protein MELEAMSRYTSPVNPAVFPHLTVVLLAIGMFFTAWFFVYEVTSTKYTRDIYKELLISLVASLFMGFGVLFLLLWVGIYV, encoded by the exons ATG gAGCTCGAGGCCATGAGCAGATACACCAGCCCGGTGAATCCAGCTGTGTTCCCGCACCTCACCGTGGTGCTGCTGGCCATTGGCATGTTCTTCACTGCCTGGTTCTTCGT CTATGAAGTGACTTCCACTAAGTACACACGGGACATCTACAAGGAACTGCTTATCTCTCTGGTGGCTTCACTTTTCATGGGCTTTGGAGTTCTCTTCTTGCTGTTGTGGGTCGGTATCTATGTGTGA
- the FEN1 gene encoding flap endonuclease 1: MGIHGLAKLIADAAPSAIRENDIKSYFGRKVAIDASMSIYQFLIAVRQGADMLQNEEGETTSHLMGMFYRTIRMVENGIKPVYVFDGKPPELKSGELAKRTERRAEAEKQLQEAQEAGEEDNVEKFSKRLVKVTKQHNDECKKLLTLMGIPYVEAPGEAEASCATLVKAGKVYAAATEDMDCLTFGSPVLMRHLTASEAKKLPIQEFHLNRVLQDLDLTWEQFVDLCILLGCDYCESIRGIGPKRAVELIKQHKTIENIVQHIDPKKYPLPENWLHKEAQQLFLQPDVVDPEAVELKWSEPDEDGLVLFMCGEKQFNEERIRNGIKRLSKSRQGSTQGRLDDFFKVTGSITSVKRKEPEPKGSAKKKAKGNSAASKKFKKGK, encoded by the coding sequence ATGGGAATCCACGGCCTGGCCAAGCTGATTGCAGACGCCGCGCCCAGTGCCATCCGAGAGAACGACATCAAGAGTTATTTTGGCCGGAAGGTGGCCATCGACGCCTCCATGAGCATCTACCAGTTCCTGATTGCCGTGCGGCAGGGAGCTGACATGCTGCAGAATGAGGAAGGTGAGACCACCAGTCACCTGATGGGCATGTTTTACCGAACCATCCGTATGGTGGAGAATGGTATCAAACCAGTCTACGTCTTTGATGGCAAACCCCCCGAGCTGAAGTCGGGTGAGCTGGCCAAGCGGACTGAGCGCCGGGCCGAGGCGGAGaagcagctccaggaggcccaagaggcaggggaagaggacaATGTGGAGAAATTCAGCAAGAGGCTTGTCAAGGTAACAAAGCAGCACAATGATGAGTGCAAGAAGCTGCTGACCCTGATGGGCATTCCCTATGTGGAGGCACCAGGTGAGGCTGAAGCCAGCTGTGCCACCTTAGTGAAAGCTGGCAAAGTCTATGCAGCTGCCACTGAGGACATGGACTGCCTGACCTTTGGCAGCCCCGTGCTGATGCGGCACCTTACGGCCAGTGAGGCCAAGAAGCTCCCTATCCAGGAATTCCACCTGAACCGTGTGCTGCAGGACCTGGACCTAACATGGGAGCAGTTTGTGGACCTGTGCATCCTTCTGGGCTGTGACTACTGTGAGAGCATACGTGGCATTGGGCCTAAGCGTGCTGTGGAGCTCATCAAGCAGCATAAGACCATTGAAAACATTGTGCAGCACATAGATCCCAAGAAGTACCCCCTGCCTGAGAACTGGCTGCACAAGGAGGCCCAGCAGCTCTTCCTGCAGCCTGATGTGGTGGACCCTGAAGCTGTGGAGCTGAAGTGGAGTGAGCCGGATGAGGATGGACTTGTCCTTTTTATGTGTGGGGAGAAGCAGTTCAACGAAGAACGGATCCGCAATGGGATCAAGAGGCTGAGCAAGAGCCGCCAAGGCAGCACTCAGGGCCGGCTGGATGACTTCTTCAAGGTGACTGGCTCCATCACCTCAGTCAAGCGTAAGGAGCCAGAACCCAAGGGCTCAGCCAAGAAGAAAGCAAAGGGCAATAGTGCAGCATCAAAAAAGTTCAAAAAGGGGAAATAA